In the genome of Brachypodium distachyon strain Bd21 chromosome 3, Brachypodium_distachyon_v3.0, whole genome shotgun sequence, the window TCTTAAGCAGTGATGATTAGATAAGTAGCAAATGAGAAAAGGTGTGGCCATTGCTGCTGTAAACAGATATTGTTCATGTTGTCACTCCAGAAAAGGGTGGATTTACCGCAATGGGGCTTGCAGATGGCCAATTTTTTGTAAGTGTCCAGGAGCTTGAGAACATCTTTCCACCAAGTTCCCAGAGAAGTGAAACCCATGACGTGTGAAGCCTATTGAAGAATTTATGCAGATTTTTCATAAGGAGTGCATTATTCTGGAGACTCAAATTGTGCACACCAAGACCACCCTCAGCTTTAGGTCGACAGACAATTTCCCATGCAGCCAGTGGAGGATTCTTCCTGGTGAAATCATTACCTCTCCAAAGGCAGTGTCTTCTAAGTTTATCAATTTGCTCAATAACACCCTTGGGGACAAAAAATGTGCTCATATAGTATGAAGGTAATGCAGAGTGGACCAAATTAACCAATTGGAGTTTTCCACCATATGTCAGCATGCTAGAAAAGCACGTGAGTCTTGTTTCAACACGTTTAATGAGTGGTAGATAGTCTTGAATAGCAAGCCTGCTGATACCAAGGGGGAGGCCCAAATACTTGAAAGGCAGAGTGTCAATTCTACATCCAAAGGTCTCTGCTAGAAGTTGGGAGAAATTATGATCCATATTCAGGGGGATCAAGTTTGATTTATGAAAATTAACTTTCAGGCCAGTGGCAGAATGGAAGCTAATGAGCATGTTCTTGAGCAGCATTATTTGATGGACATCTGCTCTCATGAAAATGAGAgtgtcatctgcatattgcaCAATGGGGAAATCATGCAGATTATTGGTGGTGATTGGCCTTGTGAGCAAACCAAGCTGCATATGGTGATTGATGTAGGACTGGAGCACATCTGCCATGATGACAAAGAGGAGTGGTGATAGAGGATCACCTTGTCTGAGCCCTTTTCTGCATTTGATAATCTTCCCAGGGACTCCATTAAAGAGTACATTTGATGATGCAGAAGAAAGGATTTTCTGAGCCCATTCAATCCATTTTGGTCCAAATCCCATGACCTGGAGTACCCTGATGAGAGCATCATGTTCAACCATGTCAAATGCTTTTTCAAAGTCAAGTTTGAGCAAGATGATTTCTTCATGTGTGTTGTTGCATGCATTCAAGTATTCATGAGACCAAGCCATGCAGTTCTGGATAGTTCTGGTTTTGATAAAGCCATATTGGTTCTTGCGGATGAGATTTTTAAATGATGGATTGCAGCCTGTTGGCCAATAGCTTGGTGATAACCTTGAGAGTGCAgttcaaaaggaaaagggtCTATAATCCTGGACAGATTCTGCTGAGTCAATCTTTGGGATGAGAGCAATAAAACAAGTGTTTCCAGAGTGGAATTGGTGGCAAAGATCTTAAAAATCTTGCTTAATGATATCCCAGCATGCTTGTATGAACTCATAATTAAAGCCATCAGGTCCAGGAGATCTGTTATGAGGTAATTCCTGAATTACTCTATCAATTTCCTCAGTGGTAAATGAGACTTCCAAGCAAGAGAGATCTGTATGTTGTTGCAAGATGTCCATCAGATTAAATGAAAAGGTGGCTCCAACAGATTTTCCCAATCTGTCTTTGAATGCTTCCCAGAAGAGAGCAGCCTTGCCCTCATGTTCAAACTCCATAGAACCATCAAGCCTTTTGACACATGTGATGTGGTTCCTTCTGTGTTCGATTGTAGCAAGAGAGTgaaagaatttgaaattttcatCTTCCAGCTTAACCCATTTAATTTTTCCCCTCTAATTCCAAAAAGTTTTCTGGGAAGTGAGACATTTATCTAATCTGTCCTTGCATTTATTTCTGAAACAGAGTTCTTCCTATGTAAGCCCTCTAGCATCCTCAATACCATCAAGAAGTAAAATGACACAATTGAGATCTTCAATAAGTGAGTCCATATCAGATGGCATTTTGGTCCATTTTCtcatcctatatctgagcgTTTTTAGCCTGGCAGATATCCTTTTGCCGGACTCAGTATTGTGGTGGTGACAATTCCATGCCTCCTGGACAATCTGCTTGAATCCTGATTTGTTGATCCAGTTGTTTTCAAATCTAAAGACTTGTGATCTTGGGATACTAGTGCcaattttaattaaataaGGGACATGATCTGAAGTAGATTTGGCTAGTGGAAAGGATTCTGTCGATGGGTAGTTCAAAGTCCAGCTTAGAGATGTGAAACACCAATCTAACTTTTCAAGAAGTGGGTCATTTTGCATATTACTCCAGGTaaattttcttcctttcagaggtaattctaCCCAGCAAGATTGCTTATAGTGTCACAAGATTGCTTGTAGTGTCATTAAAGGCCAACATATCAGCAATGTTTCCACCAGGCCGATTTCGGTCGTCAGGTGATCGAATGAAATTGAAATCTTCAAGGATCAACCAATCCATGGTGTCAGGAATATCTATTTGATTCAGCCAGTTGATGAAATCTCTCCTCTTGTCATCAGTACATGGACCATAAATGTTGGTCAAAATCCATTCCTTACCTGATTTAAGGCATCTGAAGTTGATAGATAACGAGAAAGCGTTCGTAAAAAGTAATTCTCCAGAAAAGAGGGACCCAACTCAAGCCACTAAAAGACCCCCTGATCTGCAAGGATCAACCAATTCATGGTGTCAGACATATCTATTTGATTCAGCCAATTGATGAAATCTCTCCTCTTGTCATGGACCATAAATGTTGATCAAAATCCATTCCTTGCCCGATTTTAAACATCTGAAGTTGATAGATAATAAGAAGTCATTCATAAAAAGTAATACCAAGAGCACAGGATCGATATAGGATATTGGCATCTTCTCTCCAAAGGCCGGTTATGCTTGCAATGGGGTCAATGATTGTACCAATGGAGCCGATCAACCATGTCGAGGGCAACGGTGATCCACCGGCTTCTCATACAACTCTCCGTCGGCGCCGTCCTAAATGTCCAAACATGGCAGCTGTGCCGGTGCCACTGATCAAGAAGGTACGTACTGAACTTCACTTTCCTTCGATCAGCTAAGTAAGAACTAaaccgtttttttttcctttccgaaaaaagagagtaagAACTAAGCTAAGCTAGTTGTTTTGTATCAGGCGATAGCAGAGTTCCTCGGGACGTTCATCCTGATGTTCACCCAAGTGTCCGCCATCATCATGGAcgagcagcacgacggcgtggagGGCCTCATGGCCTCATGGGGATCGCCGTGTCCGTCGGCCTAGCCGTCACGGTGCTCGTGTTCTCCACCATCCACATATCCGGGTGCCATCTGAACCCTGCAGTCAGTATTGCCATGGCCGTGTTTAGCCACCTCCCTCCGGCTCACCTCGTCCCTTATATCGCCGCGCAGGTGCTAGGCTCCACCGCTGCCTCGTTCGTGGGCAACGCGATCTACCACCctgtgaaccccgggatcgcaACCGTCCCGAGAGTCGGCACGGCGGAGGCGTTCGCCATCAAGTTCATAACCACGTTTGTTCTTCTGTTCGTCATCACTGCAGTTGCCACGGACCCTCATGCCGTAAATTCTGCGTCCGTTGCTTTCTTAATTTCCTCtgtcttcttttgtttttcgaaAGTTTCTTCGTCGATGATCTGAATGATCTTGCGGTCAAAACACTTACTTTAGGTGAAAGAGTTGATCGCAGTGGCTGTTGGTGCGACAGTAGTGATGAATATTCTCATTGCTGGGTAAGCGGAATCTCTCCAATTCTAGTTCATTTATTCCGTCCCAAGCAACCAACATTTATTTGTCGGGCCCGTGTGCGCGCGCACTCACTAGTCTTAGGTGTAAGACTAGTGCTCTCCGACAACCCCACGAAAGGAAAGTTTAGCATTGCGTTCTGCCCGCGTCACACACTCtcatgtactccgtacttgaCGCACCCGCAGTTCGCCTCGGCCGCGCCGCTCGTCTAGTGTATGATTTGAGCATTCTTCCGTTACGAGTTCTACTGCCATCACAAGTACAAATAAATTCACACAGGCATACATACAACATAAATATTAAACAGCTAAAAGAAACATAA includes:
- the LOC100833700 gene encoding LOW QUALITY PROTEIN: aquaporin NIP3-2-like (The sequence of the model RefSeq protein was modified relative to this genomic sequence to represent the inferred CDS: deleted 2 bases in 1 codon), with the translated sequence MAAVPVPLIKKAIAEFLGTFILMFTQVSAIIMDEQHDGVEPHGLMGIAVSVGLAVTVLVFSTIHISGCHLNPAVSIAMAVFSHLPPAHLVPYIAAQVLGSTAASFVGNAIYHPVNPGIATVPRVGTAEAFAIKFITTFVLLFVITAVATDPHAVKELIAVAVGATVVMNILIAGPSTGASMNPARTIGPAIVTGRYTKIWIYLMATPLGAIAGAGAYVAIKF